A region from the Nitrospirota bacterium genome encodes:
- a CDS encoding primase C-terminal domain-containing protein, with protein IARGVLKKASVQAEIFPKQDDLPQNGLGNFIWLPLSGESVKGGRTLFVNPVSLKPYPDQWTYLASSRRLSGQDVSEILRMKGLGMEILEGKSPGKGRNGSLKIYQGDLLPCAQRMLEGVSAGCRDVATFRLAIHLKSRGYTLQQAEELLQTWNATRNRPPLEAGIITVKVHSAYSHGYTGYGCEDPLVIPFCEGSCLIKKKEFAGLMVAERGYDEKDNSEEKR; from the coding sequence CATTGCACGGGGAGTGCTGAAGAAGGCCAGCGTACAAGCAGAGATCTTTCCCAAGCAGGATGACCTGCCACAAAACGGACTGGGCAACTTCATCTGGCTTCCGCTATCAGGAGAGTCGGTCAAGGGAGGACGGACTCTCTTTGTGAATCCTGTATCCCTCAAACCCTATCCGGACCAGTGGACTTACCTTGCAAGCAGTCGCAGGCTTTCGGGTCAAGATGTCTCGGAAATCTTAAGGATGAAGGGATTAGGCATGGAGATTTTGGAAGGGAAATCTCCGGGAAAAGGTAGGAATGGCAGCTTAAAGATATATCAGGGCGACCTGCTCCCATGCGCCCAGCGGATGCTGGAGGGGGTAAGTGCGGGCTGCCGGGATGTGGCCACCTTCCGGTTGGCTATTCATCTAAAGTCCAGAGGCTATACCCTGCAACAGGCGGAAGAACTTCTCCAGACATGGAATGCTACAAGGAACAGGCCACCTCTCGAAGCGGGGATCATTACGGTCAAGGTCCACTCAGCCTATAGTCACGGCTACACCGGCTACGGGTGCGAGGATCCCCTGGTTATTCCATTCTGTGAAGGGTCTTGCCTGATCAAAAAGAAGGAGTTCGCAGGCCTGATGGTCGCTGAGAGAGGATATGATGAAAAAGATAATAGTGAAGAAAAACGGTAA
- a CDS encoding methyltransferase domain-containing protein, whose product MEPVPHTRGMLLDWLAPIYDWGCPKIGIGPTFRNTTLRYAGLKAGEQVLDVGCGTGVLTRLAADVVGPTGQVIGIDPGPKMIAIARNNTAQERSRAEFRLDAIENLPFEDDRFDCVLSSFMIHHLPPDLKFKGLAEVYRVLKPGGRLLVVDISRPSNPLWWFFIWPLLFLRGPFTKDHFTGRLIGYFLEAGFYPVETVGHWAGIVSFWLAHKPQE is encoded by the coding sequence ATGGAACCTGTTCCCCATACGCGCGGTATGTTGCTTGACTGGCTCGCCCCCATCTACGACTGGGGCTGCCCCAAGATCGGGATCGGCCCCACATTTCGGAATACCACCTTACGATATGCCGGCCTAAAAGCCGGGGAGCAGGTCCTCGATGTTGGATGCGGCACAGGGGTATTAACACGTCTCGCAGCCGATGTTGTAGGTCCAACGGGACAGGTTATCGGGATAGACCCGGGACCGAAGATGATCGCTATTGCGAGAAATAATACCGCACAGGAGAGGAGTCGAGCCGAGTTCAGGCTGGACGCTATTGAAAATCTTCCCTTTGAGGACGACCGTTTTGATTGCGTCCTTTCCAGCTTCATGATCCATCACCTGCCGCCAGACCTTAAGTTTAAAGGGCTGGCCGAGGTCTATCGTGTTCTGAAGCCCGGCGGCCGTTTGCTGGTTGTAGATATCAGCCGTCCCTCCAATCCTTTATGGTGGTTTTTCATCTGGCCGCTGCTATTCTTACGCGGTCCATTCACAAAAGACCACTTTACCGGCAGGCTGATTGGCTATTTCCTAGAGGCCGGGTTCTATCCGGTAGAAACAGTGGGGCACTGGGCAGGCATTGTAAGTTTCTGGCTGGCACATAAGCCACAGGAGTGA